A section of the Microbulbifer pacificus genome encodes:
- the ispF gene encoding 2-C-methyl-D-erythritol 2,4-cyclodiphosphate synthase produces the protein MNLRIGQGIDVHAFGPGDHVVLGGVVIPHEQGLVAHSDGDVLLHALADALLGALALGDIGKHFPDTDDAYSGADSRVLLRHVMSLIHQRGYRLVNADATLIAQAPKMAPHIDAMRGNIAEDCQVSVDAVSVKATTSEKLGFTGRKEGIAAQAVVLLDRAAGSAP, from the coding sequence TTTGGTCCCGGCGATCATGTGGTCCTCGGTGGCGTTGTCATTCCCCATGAGCAGGGCCTCGTCGCCCACTCCGATGGCGATGTGCTGCTGCACGCACTCGCAGATGCACTGTTGGGGGCGCTGGCATTGGGTGATATTGGCAAACACTTTCCCGATACCGATGACGCATACTCCGGTGCCGACAGTCGTGTGCTGTTGCGTCACGTGATGAGCCTGATTCACCAGCGCGGCTATCGCCTGGTCAATGCCGATGCCACCCTGATCGCGCAGGCCCCGAAAATGGCACCGCACATCGACGCCATGCGGGGGAATATTGCCGAAGACTGCCAGGTAAGTGTCGACGCTGTCAGTGTCAAAGCGACCACCAGCGAAAAACTCGGTTTTACCGGTCGCAAGGAAGGTATCGCCGCGCAAGCGGTGGTGCTGCTGGACCGAGCTGCAGGAAGTGCACCGTGA